A genomic window from Montipora capricornis isolate CH-2021 chromosome 8, ASM3666992v2, whole genome shotgun sequence includes:
- the LOC138060424 gene encoding uncharacterized protein codes for MDAPKAIFKGKSLESSGHVFNVECHTISPNLKYCFVRGKCVSQERTHNKPYELWICLHKESGEVATAECNCVAGLGEVCKHVGALLHLIALEVRKGNNKTCTSLPQTWGHPSVGARKKYGPKKLSEIRVKKAKNRAKSFLCMREKKSVDRSSFDPRSLKDRTPMHLADIDLENLSLASNGNCVILLYKNPHLSCASQEPDISHVVHEEIVSTEKAEEPMPLLCQAEMVSQGYPTVQEQCEQLVRELSWSTEQSNIIAKKSVGQSSNSTWALNRVGIITASRMLSVLRKTDEAGRVKDQQSTDNLTIQILGYKKEVKTKAMN; via the exons ATGGACGCCCCAAAGGCGATTTTCAAGGGAAAGAGCTTGGAAAGCTCTGGACATGTTTTCAACGTGGAGTGCCACACTATAAGTCCCAACTTAAAGTACTGTTTTGTTCGAGGTAAATGCGTTTCACAGGAAAGAACTCATAATAAGCCATATGAGCTTTGGATTTGTTTACATAAAGAGAGTGGTGAAGTGGCGACTGCAGAATGTAACTGTGTTGCTGG attgGGTGAGGTATGCAAACATGTTGGTGCCTTGTTGCATCTGATTGCCTTAGAAGTGagaaaaggaaataataaaACTTGCACATCATTGCCCCAGACTTGGGGACACCCGTCAGTTGGAGCAAGGAAAAAATATGGCCCTAAAAAGCTTTCAGAGATTAGAGttaaaaaagccaaaaataGAGCTAAGTCTTTTCTTTgtatgagagaaaaaaaaagtgttgaTCGTTCTTCATTTGACCCTCGCTCTTTGAAAGACAGAACACCTATGCATTTGGCTGACATTGACTTGGAAAACCTATCCTTAGCCTCAAATGGAAACTGTGTTATCCTGTTGTATAAAAATCCCCATTTATCATGTGCAAGTCAGGAACCAGATATTAGTCATGTTGTTCATGAAGAAATTGTGTCAACTGAAAAGGCTGAAGAACCAATGCCTTTACTTTGTCAAGCCGAAATGGTTTCTCAGGGTTATCCTACTGTACAAGAACAGTGTGAACAGCTTGTCAGAGAATTATCTTGGAGTACTGAGCAAAGTAacattattgcaaaaaaaagtgTGGGACAATCCAGTAATTCAACATGGGCATTGAACAGGGTTGGTATTATCACTGCTTCACGAATGCTGTCTGTGCTAAGGAAAACTGATGAAGCTGGTAGAGTAAAAGACCAGCAGTCAACTGATAACCTTACCATTCAAATTCTTGGCTACaaaaaagaagtgaaaacaaaGGCCATGAACTAG